A window from Rhinolophus sinicus isolate RSC01 linkage group LG01, ASM3656204v1, whole genome shotgun sequence encodes these proteins:
- the CLDN8 gene encoding claudin-8 — MATSALQYAALVLGGAGMVGTVAVTIMPQWRVSAFIGSNIVVFENIWEGLWMNCIRQANIRMQCKIYDSLLALSPDLQASRGLMCAASLLSFLAFMTAILGMKCTRCTGDDDKAKGPILLTAGIMFIVTGLVVLIPVSWVANSIIRDFYNPIVDNGQKRELGEALYLGWITALVLLAGGAIFCCASYGNEKSSSYRYSVPSHRTTPKSYHMEKKSPSVYSKSQYV; from the coding sequence ATGGCTACATCTGCTCTGCAATACGCTGCACTGGTGCTTGGTGGTGCTGGCATGGTGGGCACAGTGGCTGTCACCATCATGCCTCAGTGGAGAGTGTCTGCCTTCATTGGAAGCAACATTGTGGTCTTTGAAAACATCTGGGAAGGACTGTGGATGAATTGCATAAGGCAAGCTAACATCAGAATGCAGTGCAAAATTTATGATTCCCTGCTGGCTCTCTCTCCGGACCTACAGGCATCCAGAGGACTCATGTGTGCTGCTTCCTTGCTGTCCTTCCTGGCTTTCATGACGGCTATCCTGGGCATGAAATGCACCAGATGCACTGGGGACGACGACAAGGCGAAGGGTCCTATCCTGCTAACAGCTGGAATCATGTTCATTGTCACCGGCCTGGTGGTGCTCATCCCTGTGAGCTGGGTTGCCAATTCCATCATCAGAGACTTCTACAACCCAATAGTGGATAATGGCCAAAAACGTGAGCTTGGAGAAGCCCTCTACCTAGGCTGGATCACGGCACTGGTGCTGCTGGCTGGAGGGGCAATATTCTGCTGTGCTTCTTATGGCAATGAGAAGAGCAGTAGCTACAGATACTCCGTACCTTCCCATCGCACAACCCCAAAGAGCTATCACATGGAAAAGAAGTCACCAAGTGTGTACTCCAAAAGTCAGTATGTGTAG